A genomic window from Lotus japonicus ecotype B-129 chromosome 1, LjGifu_v1.2 includes:
- the LOC130731927 gene encoding putative calcium-binding protein CML19, which translates to MCCHCNMRKDAGFEHVLRYFDEDGDGKISPSELRQRLGEMGGELLPREADMVIEALDSDGDGLLGLEDFVTLMEAGGSEEQKLKDLREAFEMYDTDKSGFISPKNLKRMFKKMGESKSIDECKDMINHFDLNGDGVLSFEEFRIMMQ; encoded by the coding sequence ATGTGTTGCCATTGTAACATGAGGAAGGACGCCGGATTCGAGCATGTTCTTCGGTattttgatgaagatggagatggaAAGATTTCGCCTTCCGAGCTCAGGCAACGGTTGGGTGAGATGGGAGGGGAGCTTTTGCCGAGAGAAGCGGATATGGTGATTGAGGCGTTGGATTCGGACGGTGATGGGTTGCTAGGTTTGGAGGATTTTGTTACGTTGATGGAAGCTGGGGGATCAGAGGAGCAGAAGTTGAAGGACTTGAGAGAAGCTTTTGAGATGTATGATACTGACAAGAGTGGGTTTATAAGCCCCAAGAACTTGAAGAGGATGTTTAAGAAGATGGGGGAGTCCAAGTCCATTGATGAGTGCAAAGATATGATCAAtcattttgatttgaatgggGATGGCGTGCTTAGCTTTGAAGAATTCCGAATCATGATGCAGTGA